A DNA window from Rhodococcus sp. Z13 contains the following coding sequences:
- a CDS encoding thiolase domain-containing protein — translation MTDIAVVGFAHAPHVRETFGTTNGVEMLVPCFQELYDKLGITKSDIGFWCSGSSDYLAGRAFSFISAIDAIGAVPPINESHVEMDAAWALYEAWVKLVTGEVDTALVYGFGKSSAGNLRRTLSLQLDPYLVAPLGVDSLALAGLQARMGLDAGKWTDRDMAEVAARSYATAKDNAKSQRSGDVDVDALLDNPYVADPLRKHDCAPITDGAAAIVLASGDRARELCENPAWITGIEHRADSPNLGAVDLTTAPSARAAAQAVTGGDTAFDVAELHAPFTHQELILREELGLGDSTVINPSGGPLTGNPMFAAGLERIGYAAQAIMDGRAGRALAHATSGPVLQQNLVAVLEGRN, via the coding sequence ATGACAGACATCGCAGTCGTCGGCTTCGCACATGCTCCGCACGTGCGCGAGACCTTCGGCACCACCAACGGCGTCGAGATGCTCGTCCCGTGTTTCCAGGAGCTGTACGACAAGCTCGGCATCACCAAGTCCGACATCGGCTTCTGGTGCTCGGGTTCGTCCGACTACCTTGCAGGGCGCGCCTTCTCGTTCATCTCCGCGATCGACGCCATCGGCGCCGTACCCCCGATCAACGAATCGCACGTCGAGATGGACGCTGCCTGGGCCCTCTACGAGGCGTGGGTCAAGCTCGTCACCGGCGAGGTCGACACCGCCCTGGTGTACGGCTTCGGCAAGTCGTCGGCCGGTAACCTGCGGCGCACCCTCTCGCTGCAGCTCGATCCCTATCTCGTCGCGCCGCTCGGCGTGGACTCGCTCGCACTCGCCGGTCTACAGGCCCGCATGGGTCTCGACGCCGGCAAGTGGACCGACCGCGACATGGCGGAGGTCGCGGCCCGCAGCTACGCCACCGCGAAGGACAACGCCAAGTCGCAGCGGTCGGGTGACGTCGACGTCGACGCGCTCCTCGACAACCCCTACGTCGCCGATCCGCTGCGCAAGCACGACTGCGCCCCGATCACCGACGGTGCCGCCGCGATCGTCCTGGCCTCCGGCGACCGGGCACGGGAACTGTGCGAGAACCCGGCCTGGATCACCGGCATCGAGCACCGCGCGGACTCGCCGAACCTCGGTGCCGTCGACCTGACGACGGCACCGTCCGCCCGGGCCGCCGCACAGGCCGTCACCGGCGGCGACACCGCTTTCGACGTCGCCGAACTGCACGCCCCGTTCACCCACCAGGAACTGATCCTGCGCGAGGAACTGGGTCTGGGCGACTCGACGGTGATCAACCCGTCCGGCGGACCGCTGACCGGCAACCCGATGTTCGCGGCCGGTCTCGAACGCATCGGGTACGCGGCGCAGGCGATCATGGACGGCCGGGCCGGACGTGCCCTGGCCCACGCGACGAGCGGCCCTGTGCTGCAACAGAATCTGGTAGCCGTTCTGGAGGGACGCAACTGA
- a CDS encoding Zn-ribbon domain-containing OB-fold protein: protein MSLGKSAVAEPPLSAPLNLKFDYTRSTGPTVGAFVTGLRDGRILGARGSDGRVLVPPPEYDAVTHEPLTDFVEVGQTGTVVSWTWNADPLPGQPFDRPFAWALIRLDGADTALLHAVDVASPDDMSTGMRVRVRWADERAGSIHDIAAFEPGEATVTVTTATGEPVTMITTPIDLHYQHSASPEESWYLRGLKEGKIIGGRTGPGGKVYVPPRGASPTDGVPTKEPVELSDKGIVTTFCIVNVPFLGQQIKPPYVAAYVLLDGADIPFLHLILECDASEVRMGMRVEAKWRPREEWDHTLRNIEYFRPTGEPDADYETFKHHL, encoded by the coding sequence GTGAGCCTGGGAAAGAGCGCGGTCGCCGAACCACCACTGAGCGCACCGCTGAACCTGAAGTTCGACTACACACGATCCACCGGGCCGACCGTCGGGGCGTTCGTCACCGGTCTGCGCGACGGACGCATCCTCGGAGCCCGCGGGTCCGACGGGCGCGTCCTCGTGCCGCCGCCGGAATACGACGCGGTGACCCACGAGCCCCTCACCGACTTCGTCGAAGTCGGGCAGACCGGCACGGTCGTCAGCTGGACATGGAACGCGGATCCGCTTCCCGGCCAGCCCTTCGACCGCCCGTTCGCGTGGGCGCTGATCCGTCTCGACGGCGCCGACACCGCACTGCTGCACGCGGTGGACGTCGCCTCGCCCGACGACATGAGCACCGGGATGCGCGTGCGGGTCCGCTGGGCCGACGAGCGTGCCGGCAGCATCCACGACATCGCGGCGTTCGAACCCGGCGAGGCCACAGTCACGGTCACCACCGCGACGGGCGAGCCGGTCACCATGATCACCACCCCGATCGACCTGCACTACCAGCACTCCGCCTCCCCCGAGGAGTCCTGGTACCTGCGCGGGCTCAAGGAGGGCAAGATCATCGGCGGCCGTACCGGTCCCGGCGGCAAGGTCTACGTGCCGCCGCGCGGCGCGAGCCCCACCGACGGTGTGCCGACCAAGGAACCCGTCGAGTTGTCCGACAAGGGCATCGTCACCACCTTCTGCATCGTGAACGTGCCCTTCCTCGGGCAGCAGATCAAGCCGCCCTACGTCGCGGCCTACGTGCTGCTCGACGGCGCCGACATCCCCTTCCTCCATCTGATCCTCGAATGCGACGCCTCCGAGGTGCGGATGGGCATGAGGGTCGAGGCGAAGTGGCGGCCGCGGGAGGAGTGGGACCACACCCTCCGCAACATCGAGTACTTCCGCCCCACCGGCGAACCCGACGCCGACTACGAGACCTTCAAACACCACCTCTAG
- a CDS encoding LLM class F420-dependent oxidoreductase — translation MQLGLQLGYWGAQPPPNAPELVSAAEAAGFDAVFAAESWGSDAFTPLAWWGSATERVRLGTSVVQISARTPTSCAMHALTLDHLSGGRHVLGLGVSGPQVVEGWYGQPFAKPLARTREYVEIIRKVLAREEPVTSDGPHYPLPYGGPGATGLGKPLKPITHPLRSDIPIWLGAEGPKNVALTAEIADGWLAIYYTPRLASMYDEWLDEGFARPGARRTREDFEIAATCQVVVTDDRAGTIAAMKPVTALYVGGMGAPELNFHAQVYRRMGYGEVVDEVTALFRSGRKDEAAAAIPDEMVTETMIVGNADEVREGVKRWEEAGVTMLLVGCRSVEQIRTVADVVLR, via the coding sequence ATGCAACTGGGACTTCAGCTGGGCTACTGGGGAGCCCAGCCACCACCGAACGCACCGGAACTCGTTTCCGCCGCCGAGGCCGCGGGCTTCGACGCCGTGTTCGCCGCCGAATCGTGGGGATCGGACGCGTTCACGCCGCTGGCCTGGTGGGGCTCGGCCACCGAACGGGTCCGGCTCGGTACCTCCGTCGTCCAGATCTCGGCGCGCACCCCCACCAGCTGTGCGATGCACGCGCTGACCCTGGACCACCTGTCCGGCGGCCGGCACGTCCTCGGTCTCGGTGTCTCGGGGCCACAGGTCGTCGAGGGCTGGTACGGGCAGCCGTTCGCCAAACCGCTGGCCCGCACCCGCGAATACGTCGAGATCATCCGCAAGGTCCTCGCCCGCGAGGAACCGGTGACGAGCGACGGCCCGCACTACCCGCTGCCCTACGGCGGTCCGGGTGCCACCGGACTGGGCAAGCCGCTCAAGCCGATCACCCATCCGCTGCGCTCGGACATCCCCATCTGGCTCGGCGCGGAGGGACCGAAGAACGTCGCGCTCACCGCCGAGATCGCCGACGGCTGGCTGGCGATCTACTACACCCCGCGCCTGGCGTCGATGTACGACGAGTGGCTCGACGAGGGCTTCGCGCGGCCCGGTGCGCGCCGCACCCGGGAGGACTTCGAGATTGCCGCGACCTGCCAGGTGGTGGTGACCGACGACCGCGCCGGCACCATCGCGGCGATGAAACCCGTGACGGCGCTCTATGTCGGGGGAATGGGTGCACCCGAGCTGAACTTCCACGCACAGGTCTACCGCCGGATGGGTTACGGCGAGGTGGTCGACGAGGTGACGGCCCTGTTCCGCTCCGGCCGCAAGGACGAGGCGGCCGCGGCGATCCCGGACGAGATGGTCACCGAGACGATGATCGTCGGCAACGCCGACGAGGTCCGTGAGGGCGTCAAGCGCTGGGAGGAGGCCGGCGTGACGATGCTGCTCGTCGGCTGCCGCAGCGTCGAGCAGATCCGCACGGTCGCCGACGTCGTACTGCGCTGA
- a CDS encoding AMP-binding protein yields MYPGVHARTDPDKLAVVLADSDRSLTYRELDDRSAALARALHDRGLRTGDVVALLTDNRVEAFEVFWAALRSGLYITAVNSHLTPGEVAYIVDDSGAKALIVSASLGDLAAEVGGKVSVDAARLAFGGEVPGFDSYEDALATAGPRLCEEPCGAIMLYSSGTTGFPKGIRPPLPERRVDEPGEALVAVAQFLFGIGADDVYYSPAPIYHAAPLRWGGAIHALGGTVVLAERFDAADALRHIEQYGITAGQMVPTMFVRMLKLDEELRTRHDLSSLRVLIHAAAPCPPEVKRAMIDWLGPVVYEYYSSTEANGITFINSQEWLDHPGSVGKSVIGPAHICDEEGRELPAGQVGTIYFETENVPFEYHNDPEKTSAAQHPEHPNWTTVGDLGYLDDEGYLYLTDRKSFTIISGGVNIYPQEIENVLALHPAVEDVAVIGVPHPEMGEEVKAVVQPSPGTEGTPGLAEDLIAYVRERVAHFKVPRSVDFVDELPRTPTGKLVKGKLKAAYTS; encoded by the coding sequence ATGTACCCGGGAGTGCACGCTCGGACCGACCCCGACAAGCTCGCCGTCGTCCTGGCCGACAGCGACCGCAGCCTGACCTACCGCGAACTCGACGACCGGTCGGCCGCCCTCGCCCGCGCCCTGCACGACCGCGGACTGCGGACCGGCGACGTCGTCGCCCTGCTCACCGACAACCGGGTCGAGGCGTTCGAGGTGTTCTGGGCGGCGCTGCGCTCCGGCCTCTACATCACCGCGGTCAACAGCCATCTCACCCCCGGCGAGGTCGCCTACATCGTCGACGACAGCGGCGCGAAGGCGCTGATCGTCTCGGCCTCCCTCGGCGACCTCGCCGCGGAGGTGGGCGGGAAGGTCTCCGTCGACGCGGCCCGGCTGGCCTTCGGCGGCGAGGTGCCCGGATTCGACTCCTACGAGGACGCTCTCGCCACGGCCGGCCCCCGCCTCTGCGAGGAGCCCTGCGGTGCGATCATGCTCTACTCGTCCGGGACCACCGGTTTCCCCAAGGGCATCCGGCCACCGCTGCCGGAGCGTCGCGTCGACGAACCCGGCGAGGCGCTCGTCGCGGTCGCGCAGTTCCTGTTCGGCATCGGCGCCGACGACGTCTACTACTCCCCCGCACCGATCTACCACGCCGCGCCTCTGCGTTGGGGCGGCGCGATCCACGCCCTGGGCGGAACCGTGGTGCTGGCCGAGAGATTCGACGCCGCCGATGCTCTCCGGCACATCGAGCAGTACGGGATCACGGCGGGACAGATGGTGCCGACGATGTTCGTGCGGATGCTCAAGCTCGACGAGGAGCTCCGCACCCGGCACGACCTGTCGAGCCTGCGCGTACTCATCCACGCCGCCGCGCCGTGCCCGCCCGAGGTCAAGCGGGCGATGATCGACTGGCTCGGACCGGTGGTCTACGAGTACTACAGCTCCACCGAGGCCAACGGCATCACCTTCATCAACAGCCAGGAATGGCTCGACCATCCGGGATCGGTGGGCAAGAGCGTGATCGGCCCCGCGCACATCTGTGACGAGGAGGGCCGGGAACTGCCGGCCGGGCAGGTGGGGACGATCTACTTCGAGACCGAGAACGTGCCGTTCGAGTACCACAACGACCCCGAGAAGACCTCGGCGGCACAGCATCCCGAGCATCCCAACTGGACCACGGTCGGCGACCTCGGCTATCTCGACGACGAGGGCTATCTGTATCTCACCGACCGCAAGTCGTTCACGATCATCTCCGGCGGCGTGAACATCTATCCGCAGGAGATCGAGAACGTCCTGGCGCTGCACCCGGCGGTGGAGGACGTCGCCGTCATCGGGGTGCCGCACCCGGAGATGGGTGAGGAGGTCAAGGCCGTGGTGCAGCCGTCACCCGGTACCGAGGGAACGCCCGGGTTGGCCGAGGACCTGATCGCCTACGTGCGCGAGCGGGTCGCGCACTTCAAGGTGCCCCGCTCGGTGGACTTCGTCGACGAATTGCCCCGCACCCCCACAGGGAAGCTGGTCAAGGGAAAACTGAAGGCGGCCTACACCTCCTGA
- a CDS encoding crotonase/enoyl-CoA hydratase family protein: MSATEAPGAADSDISTREPHCLVEQRGHVLIVTMNRPEARNALSGEMMSIMNEAWDRVDEDPEIRVAILTGAGGAFCAGADLKAMNQAAPGDKFEGGGWDLTRLPALLKGRRLTKPLIAAVEGPAIAGGTEILQGTDIRVAGESAKFGVSEAKWGLFPLGGSAVRLVRQIPYTIAADILLTGRHITAAEAKEIGLIGYVVPDGTALDKALEIAETIANNGPLAVQAILKTIRDSEGLHEEEAFRIDAELGAAVFKSADAKEGPRAFAEKRKPKFSGA; encoded by the coding sequence GTGTCCGCTACCGAAGCCCCCGGCGCAGCCGATTCGGACATCTCGACCCGCGAACCGCACTGCCTCGTCGAGCAGCGCGGCCACGTCCTGATCGTGACCATGAACCGCCCGGAAGCACGAAATGCGTTGTCCGGCGAAATGATGTCGATCATGAACGAGGCGTGGGACCGCGTCGACGAGGACCCGGAGATCCGCGTCGCGATCCTCACCGGCGCCGGCGGCGCGTTCTGCGCGGGCGCCGACCTCAAGGCGATGAACCAGGCCGCGCCCGGCGACAAGTTCGAAGGCGGGGGCTGGGACCTCACGCGTCTTCCGGCCCTGCTGAAGGGACGCCGGCTGACCAAGCCGCTCATCGCGGCCGTGGAGGGCCCCGCCATCGCCGGCGGTACCGAGATCCTGCAGGGCACCGACATCCGTGTGGCCGGTGAGAGCGCGAAATTCGGTGTTTCCGAGGCCAAGTGGGGACTGTTCCCGCTGGGCGGCTCGGCCGTGCGGCTGGTGCGCCAGATCCCCTACACGATCGCCGCCGACATCCTGCTCACCGGTCGCCACATCACCGCCGCCGAGGCGAAGGAGATCGGGCTCATCGGCTACGTCGTCCCGGACGGCACCGCCCTCGACAAGGCCCTCGAGATCGCCGAGACCATCGCGAACAACGGCCCGCTGGCCGTGCAGGCGATCCTCAAGACGATCCGCGACTCCGAGGGCCTGCACGAGGAGGAGGCGTTCCGCATCGACGCCGAACTCGGTGCCGCGGTGTTCAAGAGCGCCGACGCCAAGGAGGGTCCGCGCGCATTCGCGGAGAAGCGCAAGCCGAAATTCAGCGGGGCCTGA
- a CDS encoding acyl-CoA synthetase → MALNIADLVEHAIDLVPERVALASDGCEITYAQLEERANRLAHYLLEQGVKPGDKVGIYSRNTIEAAEAMIAIFKIRAIMINVNYRYVENELQYIFDNSDMVALIHERRYSDKVANVLPKTPLVKTVVVVEDGSDLDYSAYGGVEYEAALAQGSPERDFEERSADDIYILYTGGTTGHPKGVMWRHEDVWRVLGGGINFMTGEWVKDEWQLAKEGAQNPGLVRYPIPPMIHGGAQWALFQSLFSGGKVIMHPEFSGHEVWRIIDEHKVNVIFITGDAMARPMLDALEEGNPKTGKPYDLSTLFAIASSAALFSPSIKDRYIDLLPGKVITDSIGSSETGFGGIGIVEKGKTLGGGPTVKIDESTTVLDDDGNPIEPGSGKVGWVARTGNIPLGYYKDEAKTKATFREYNGVRYSIPGDYARVEADGTVTMLGRGSVSINSGGEKVYPEEVEGALKQHPAVFDALVVGVPDERFGERVSAVVALREGQTATLDELMTTAREHIAGYKVPRAVWFVDTIKRSPAGKPDYRWAKDQTQLRPADEVYDNGNGNRAATG, encoded by the coding sequence GTGGCCCTAAACATCGCAGACCTCGTCGAACACGCAATCGACCTCGTTCCCGAGCGCGTCGCGCTGGCCTCGGACGGGTGTGAGATCACCTATGCGCAGTTGGAGGAGAGAGCCAACAGACTTGCTCATTACCTGCTCGAACAGGGTGTGAAGCCGGGGGACAAGGTCGGGATCTACTCGCGGAACACCATCGAGGCCGCCGAGGCGATGATCGCGATCTTCAAGATCCGGGCGATCATGATCAACGTCAACTACCGCTATGTCGAGAACGAGTTGCAGTACATTTTCGACAACTCCGACATGGTCGCGCTCATCCACGAGCGCCGGTACTCCGACAAGGTGGCCAACGTCCTGCCGAAGACCCCGCTGGTGAAGACCGTGGTGGTCGTCGAGGACGGCTCCGATCTCGACTACTCGGCCTACGGCGGCGTGGAATACGAAGCGGCCCTGGCCCAGGGTTCCCCCGAACGCGACTTCGAGGAACGCAGCGCCGACGACATCTACATCCTCTACACCGGCGGCACCACCGGTCACCCCAAGGGCGTGATGTGGCGGCACGAGGACGTCTGGCGCGTGCTCGGCGGCGGCATCAACTTCATGACCGGCGAGTGGGTCAAGGACGAGTGGCAGCTGGCGAAGGAGGGCGCTCAGAACCCCGGTCTCGTGCGGTATCCCATCCCGCCGATGATCCACGGCGGTGCCCAGTGGGCGCTGTTCCAGTCGCTGTTCAGCGGCGGCAAGGTCATCATGCACCCCGAGTTCTCGGGCCACGAGGTGTGGCGCATCATCGACGAACACAAGGTCAACGTCATCTTCATCACGGGTGACGCCATGGCCCGCCCCATGCTCGACGCGCTCGAGGAGGGAAATCCGAAGACCGGCAAGCCCTACGACCTCTCCACACTGTTCGCCATCGCGTCGAGCGCGGCGCTGTTCTCCCCGTCCATCAAGGACCGCTACATCGACCTGCTGCCGGGCAAGGTCATCACCGACTCGATCGGCTCGTCCGAGACCGGCTTCGGCGGTATCGGCATCGTCGAGAAGGGCAAGACCCTCGGCGGCGGTCCCACCGTCAAGATCGACGAGTCCACCACCGTCCTCGACGACGACGGCAACCCGATCGAACCGGGTTCCGGCAAGGTCGGCTGGGTGGCCCGCACCGGCAACATCCCGCTGGGCTACTACAAGGACGAGGCGAAGACCAAGGCGACCTTCCGTGAGTACAACGGCGTCCGCTACTCGATCCCCGGCGACTACGCGCGGGTCGAGGCCGACGGCACCGTCACCATGCTCGGCCGCGGCTCGGTCTCGATCAACAGCGGTGGCGAGAAGGTCTACCCGGAGGAGGTCGAGGGCGCCCTCAAGCAGCATCCCGCCGTCTTCGACGCCCTCGTGGTCGGTGTCCCCGACGAGCGGTTCGGCGAACGGGTCTCCGCGGTCGTCGCGCTGCGGGAAGGACAGACGGCGACCCTCGACGAGCTCATGACGACGGCACGCGAACACATCGCCGGCTACAAGGTGCCGCGGGCGGTGTGGTTCGTCGACACGATCAAGCGGTCGCCGGCCGGAAAGCCCGACTACCGGTGGGCCAAGGACCAGACGCAGCTGCGCCCGGCCGACGAGGTCTACGACAACGGCAACGGCAACCGGGCCGCGACGGGATAG